A single region of the Dehalobacter sp. 12DCB1 genome encodes:
- a CDS encoding carbonic anhydrase, with amino-acid sequence MEKLLQGLIQFKETDFQEHRQLFEELGNSQNPHTLFIGCSDSRLVPNLITGTLPGELFVIRNIANIVPPYRNTEEYLATTSAIEYAVNILGIQHIVVCGHSNCGGCKSLYASEKEMQSIPHTRKWLELAGNVKEKIIAMNIPESEMAKREWMTEQINIVEQLKHLLTYPFIREKVLNQTLTIEGWYYIIETGEVFRYNRHNSEFELVN; translated from the coding sequence ATGGAGAAATTACTGCAGGGCCTTATTCAATTTAAAGAAACGGATTTCCAGGAGCACAGGCAGCTTTTTGAAGAATTAGGGAATTCTCAAAACCCGCATACGTTATTCATCGGCTGTTCGGATTCGAGACTGGTACCCAATTTAATCACCGGGACTTTACCCGGAGAACTGTTTGTTATCCGGAATATCGCCAACATTGTACCGCCTTACCGTAATACAGAAGAGTATTTGGCCACGACTTCTGCGATTGAATATGCCGTCAATATTCTTGGCATTCAGCATATCGTAGTCTGCGGCCATTCCAATTGCGGAGGGTGCAAATCGCTATATGCCTCGGAGAAAGAAATGCAATCGATTCCGCACACCCGAAAATGGCTGGAATTGGCAGGGAATGTTAAAGAAAAGATCATAGCAATGAATATTCCGGAATCGGAAATGGCAAAAAGGGAATGGATGACTGAACAGATCAACATTGTGGAGCAGCTCAAACATTTGTTAACATATCCGTTTATCAGGGAAAAAGTCCTGAATCAGACGCTGACAATTGAAGGCTGGTACTATATCATTGAAACGGGTGAGGTCTTCCGCTACAATCGGCATAATAGTGAATTTGAACTTGTGAATTAA
- a CDS encoding uracil-DNA glycosylase, whose protein sequence is MQILKNDWDDLLHTEFTKEYYQKLRKFLIDEYRTKTIYPDKYDIYNALHYTAYKDVKVVILGQDPYHGPRQAHGLSFSVQPGVQTPPSLINIFKELHDDLGCYIPNNGYLKKWADQGVLLLNASLTVRSGQANSHSSIGWSQFTDKIIALLNEQEDPVVFILWGRNAQSKLSILNPSRHCIIKSVHPSPLSAHAGFFGSRPFSRANQFLVSIGKKPIDWQIENLPASSTTLTESHRP, encoded by the coding sequence ATGCAGATCCTAAAAAATGACTGGGACGATTTGCTTCATACGGAATTTACGAAAGAATATTATCAAAAACTTAGAAAGTTTCTGATCGACGAATACAGGACAAAAACCATTTATCCCGATAAATACGATATTTACAATGCGCTGCATTATACCGCTTACAAGGATGTAAAAGTAGTTATTCTAGGCCAGGATCCCTATCATGGCCCTCGACAAGCCCACGGTCTAAGCTTTTCTGTTCAGCCGGGTGTCCAGACCCCGCCGTCCTTGATAAATATCTTTAAAGAACTGCACGATGATTTGGGATGTTATATTCCAAACAACGGATATTTAAAGAAATGGGCCGACCAAGGCGTCCTGCTGCTGAATGCCTCGCTGACCGTCCGTTCCGGTCAGGCCAATTCCCACAGCAGCATCGGCTGGTCCCAGTTTACCGATAAAATCATTGCGCTCTTAAATGAGCAGGAAGACCCTGTTGTTTTTATCCTCTGGGGAAGAAATGCCCAGTCTAAACTGAGCATTCTCAATCCATCCAGGCATTGTATCATCAAATCTGTCCATCCCAGTCCACTGTCCGCCCATGCCGGTTTCTTCGGCAGCAGACCATTTTCCAGGGCCAATCAATTTTTGGTCTCGATTGGCAAGAAGCCAATTGACTGGCAAATAGAAAATCTGCCTGCCTCATCTACCACATTAACCGAATCGCATCGTCCGTGA
- a CDS encoding ABC transporter ATP-binding protein has product MNILNRFIRYYKPYRLLFYTDMLCAVIVSVVDLSFPQILNHLNKNVFTQGREVILHSIGFFGAALLTLYIIRYFCQYFITCWGHIMGARMEADMRRDLFTQFQRLSFSYYDQNNTGELMSRLVNDLFDISELAHHGPENIFISLLKIIGSFVLLMLLNVPMTLILLAVTAIMVIFSIQRNLKMKAVFLDNRVKIAKVNASLQDSLAGIRVVKSFANEEAEKMKFQKSNQDFLVSKASSYKMMGGYHAWNSFFSGLLYIVVIVSGGLSIANGSLTLTELVIYLLYINIFVQPLEVLINFTEQFQKGFAGFKRFVEIMETKPDIIEKTNALPLENVKGEIEFSNVSFRYNLGDDVLQNVSIRISTGKKVALVGPSGGGKTTLCSLLPRFYDVTEGTITIDGIDIRDITLESLRNVIGIVQQDVYMFSGTIKENIAYGKANASDLEIIEAARSANIHEFIMSLELGYDTFVGERGVRLSGGQKQRLSIARVFLKNPPILILDEATSALDNESERYIQESLSKLSHKRTTIIIAHRLSTIKNADEIIVITDEGIQERGTHRQLINLDGIYARYYNMQFEGNDTQEP; this is encoded by the coding sequence ATGAATATCCTGAACCGTTTTATTCGTTATTATAAGCCTTACCGCCTGTTGTTTTATACGGATATGCTTTGTGCAGTGATTGTCTCCGTCGTCGATCTGTCCTTTCCTCAAATCCTAAATCACTTAAACAAAAATGTTTTTACTCAAGGCAGAGAGGTGATCCTGCACAGCATCGGCTTTTTCGGCGCAGCATTGCTGACACTCTACATAATCCGCTACTTTTGCCAGTATTTCATCACTTGCTGGGGCCATATCATGGGAGCCCGAATGGAAGCCGACATGCGCAGGGATTTATTCACGCAGTTTCAACGGCTGTCTTTCTCTTACTACGACCAGAACAATACCGGTGAGCTGATGTCCAGACTAGTTAACGACCTTTTTGACATTTCCGAACTGGCTCACCACGGACCCGAGAATATATTTATTTCCCTCCTGAAGATTATTGGGTCATTTGTTTTGCTGATGCTGCTGAATGTGCCAATGACTCTTATCCTGCTCGCTGTCACAGCAATTATGGTGATTTTCAGTATTCAGCGTAACCTCAAGATGAAAGCGGTCTTCTTGGATAACCGAGTCAAAATTGCCAAGGTCAACGCAAGCCTTCAGGATAGTCTGGCTGGAATCCGGGTGGTCAAGTCCTTTGCCAACGAAGAAGCAGAAAAAATGAAATTCCAGAAAAGCAACCAGGACTTTTTGGTATCCAAAGCTAGCAGTTATAAAATGATGGGAGGTTATCATGCCTGGAATTCCTTCTTTTCCGGGCTTCTTTATATCGTCGTCATTGTCTCCGGCGGTTTGTCCATTGCCAACGGATCACTAACACTAACGGAACTTGTCATTTACCTGCTTTACATCAATATCTTTGTTCAACCCCTGGAAGTCTTGATTAATTTTACCGAACAGTTTCAAAAGGGTTTTGCCGGGTTTAAACGCTTTGTGGAAATTATGGAGACAAAACCTGATATTATTGAAAAAACAAACGCCCTGCCGCTGGAAAACGTCAAAGGCGAAATAGAATTTTCCAATGTTTCTTTTCGATACAACCTGGGTGATGATGTCCTCCAGAATGTCAGCATCCGAATTTCTACCGGGAAAAAAGTTGCTCTGGTGGGTCCCTCTGGCGGTGGAAAGACAACATTATGCTCCCTGCTCCCCCGTTTTTATGACGTTACTGAAGGGACCATTACGATTGACGGCATCGATATCCGGGATATCACACTGGAATCCTTAAGAAATGTGATCGGGATCGTGCAGCAGGATGTCTATATGTTCAGCGGTACGATCAAGGAAAATATTGCCTACGGCAAAGCGAATGCCTCCGACCTGGAAATCATTGAGGCTGCCCGCAGTGCTAACATTCATGAATTCATTATGTCTTTGGAACTTGGTTATGACACGTTCGTCGGTGAACGGGGCGTCCGGCTTTCGGGAGGACAAAAACAGCGTCTGTCGATAGCTAGGGTGTTTTTGAAGAACCCGCCGATATTAATCCTAGATGAAGCGACATCGGCATTGGACAATGAAAGCGAACGCTATATCCAGGAGTCTCTGTCCAAACTATCACATAAGCGAACGACGATCATTATTGCCCATCGTCTGAGTACCATTAAAAATGCTGACGAAATCATTGTCATTACAGATGAGGGCATCCAAGAAAGAGGCACTCACCGCCAGTTGATTAATCTTGACGGGATCTATGCCCGGTATTACAACATGCAGTTTGAAGGAAACGATACACAAGAACCTTAG
- a CDS encoding DUF4474 domain-containing protein, whose translation MLLFNRNDSYSYHQSMQQSTWDKSVVDTEIGSDTVGTGNEDLDEIIEIAGYSYDVSQDIFISNMKPWQRYIGYCRLFDEAAAPLGMIIDCEPITFDYLNEKWMIGLWKGQYDLVSGGEIGLYKSNGLIYQSVDDKELLNMSYTIKKNGKELFSRKAKHWWLTGFKLGEFAEPEELTMDICLTLKDVNMRNAFLAGMRKAGYNEYELAVQDNSVSFTFDIPKTAQPWTRTRLTDQLIQRKNRFLCEKFHEITGSEGTVQEKLKLLEKQNPGMYKKVKKIGKRIPSLESWMVILMTTLIIILFLRASAVRLQRLSIES comes from the coding sequence ATGTTATTATTTAACAGAAATGACTCATATTCCTATCACCAAAGCATGCAGCAATCAACCTGGGATAAGTCAGTAGTTGATACTGAGATAGGGTCTGATACAGTTGGCACCGGTAACGAAGACCTTGATGAAATCATTGAAATTGCCGGTTATTCTTATGATGTGAGTCAGGATATTTTTATCTCAAATATGAAGCCCTGGCAAAGGTATATCGGTTATTGCCGGCTTTTTGATGAGGCTGCCGCGCCGCTTGGCATGATTATCGACTGTGAACCCATAACCTTTGATTACCTGAACGAAAAGTGGATGATTGGCCTTTGGAAAGGTCAATATGATTTGGTCAGCGGCGGCGAAATTGGCCTGTATAAGTCAAACGGTCTAATTTATCAGTCAGTCGACGATAAAGAGCTTCTGAATATGTCATATACCATCAAAAAGAATGGTAAAGAACTATTCTCTAGAAAAGCAAAACATTGGTGGCTGACCGGATTCAAGCTCGGAGAATTTGCTGAGCCGGAGGAGTTGACAATGGATATCTGTCTCACATTGAAAGACGTTAATATGAGGAATGCTTTTCTGGCAGGAATGCGTAAAGCCGGCTACAATGAGTACGAATTAGCTGTACAAGATAACAGCGTAAGCTTCACGTTCGATATCCCCAAGACAGCCCAGCCCTGGACACGCACGCGATTGACCGATCAGCTGATTCAGCGCAAAAATAGATTCTTATGTGAAAAATTTCATGAAATAACCGGCTCTGAGGGCACCGTTCAGGAAAAACTCAAACTACTGGAAAAACAAAACCCTGGAATGTACAAAAAAGTAAAGAAAATTGGCAAACGTATCCCTTCGCTTGAATCTTGGATGGTAATTTTGATGACGACTCTGATTATTATCCTCTTCTTAAGAGCCAGTGCAGTCAGATTACAACGTTTAAGCATTGAATCTTAA
- a CDS encoding DUF456 domain-containing protein produces the protein MDTLALIIAIILFIVGIVGTILPVLPGIILIYAGMLVYGFMTGFTTLNAYFFILQALVVILLFFVDYFASAIGTKRFGGSKQAAWGAVIGTILGLIVLGPLGIILGPFLGAIVAELIRGTELKKTIRIGLGTLLGVLGGTAVKIGAEIIMIIYFFVRIY, from the coding sequence ATGGATACGCTTGCTTTAATCATCGCGATTATTCTCTTTATTGTTGGTATTGTTGGAACCATTCTTCCCGTTTTGCCCGGCATCATTTTGATCTACGCAGGTATGCTGGTCTATGGCTTTATGACAGGCTTCACAACGTTAAATGCCTACTTTTTTATCCTGCAGGCCCTGGTCGTAATCCTGCTGTTCTTTGTGGATTATTTTGCCTCGGCTATCGGAACGAAACGCTTCGGCGGAAGCAAGCAAGCAGCCTGGGGCGCAGTGATTGGTACTATTCTGGGTTTGATCGTTCTTGGACCGCTTGGTATTATTCTCGGTCCGTTTTTGGGGGCGATTGTAGCCGAACTGATCCGCGGTACGGAATTAAAGAAGACAATCCGAATTGGTTTAGGTACACTGCTCGGTGTCCTTGGCGGTACAGCTGTTAAGATCGGTGCTGAAATCATTATGATTATCTATTTTTTCGTGCGCATCTATTAA
- a CDS encoding S1-like domain-containing RNA-binding protein has translation MIEYGKMQELKVVKTSQNWYILNAKNDTQNSVLLPISLAPKDIRIGDKIEVFVYRDTKERIMASIKKPRLVLGETAALTVVDTTEFGAFLDWGLEKDLLLPLKEQVGEVKKGGTYLVGLALNNSHQLYATMKIYDSLKINAPYKENDNAHGTVYNFNPEFGAFVAVDNQYHGMIPNKELYGSIAIGDKVDVRIKKVRQDGKLELSLRQEIAQQIETDARVIFEKLKANGGVLKLNDRSSPEKIKSELKMSKSAFKRALGRLLKEGAVQITDDAIRLMW, from the coding sequence ATGATTGAATATGGCAAAATGCAGGAACTAAAAGTCGTGAAAACATCTCAAAATTGGTATATCCTGAATGCAAAGAACGATACGCAAAATAGTGTATTATTACCGATAAGCCTGGCTCCGAAGGATATCAGAATAGGTGATAAAATCGAAGTATTTGTTTATAGAGATACGAAAGAAAGGATCATGGCCTCCATAAAAAAACCAAGGCTGGTACTTGGTGAAACGGCTGCTTTAACTGTCGTCGATACGACAGAATTTGGCGCTTTTTTAGACTGGGGTTTGGAGAAAGACTTATTGCTGCCGCTTAAAGAGCAAGTCGGTGAGGTTAAAAAAGGCGGCACTTACCTGGTGGGATTAGCGCTCAATAACAGCCATCAATTATATGCCACAATGAAAATATATGATTCGCTCAAAATAAACGCTCCTTATAAAGAAAATGACAATGCCCATGGCACTGTCTATAACTTTAATCCTGAGTTTGGCGCGTTTGTCGCCGTGGATAATCAATATCACGGGATGATTCCAAATAAAGAATTGTATGGCAGCATCGCAATCGGTGATAAGGTCGACGTCCGAATCAAGAAGGTAAGACAGGATGGCAAGCTGGAATTAAGTTTAAGACAAGAGATCGCCCAGCAAATAGAGACGGATGCCCGGGTCATTTTTGAGAAGTTAAAAGCAAACGGCGGTGTGCTTAAGCTCAATGACAGAAGTTCTCCCGAAAAAATCAAGTCGGAACTGAAAATGAGCAAATCTGCCTTCAAGCGGGCGTTAGGCAGGCTGCTCAAAGAAGGTGCAGTCCAAATCACGGACGATGCGATTCGGTTAATGTGGTAG
- a CDS encoding Xaa-Pro peptidase family protein produces MTLMINELDRRLNHLCGLMDQTCPDWDTILILGKVNQYYFTGTMQDGMLIIQKDRTRRYFVRRSYERAKAESLLTTIYPMESYRDAAGMIGTGLGNTYLETEIVPLAMLQRLKKYFTMTNIHSVDKPVLSVRAVKSPYELEWVEQAGKNHCKLLHELVPPLLREGMSEADFVAELYAAMIKIGHHGVSRFSMFQTEMVAGQIGFGESSLYPTSFDGPGGAYGMCPAVPLLGSRERKLKKGDLVFVDVGFGCNGYHSDKTQVYIFGAKPDADVVKAHRACMEIEQRLAAKLIPGAIPSEIYQSVMSTLSEDFRRNFMGYGERQVKFLGHGVGLHVDELPVITNGFLAELTENMVIALEPKKGLPNIGMVGVEDTYVVSAAGGRCLTGGGTDIIEV; encoded by the coding sequence ATGACACTTATGATAAACGAGCTTGACCGGAGACTGAATCACTTATGCGGCCTTATGGATCAGACCTGTCCTGATTGGGATACTATACTTATTTTGGGTAAAGTGAACCAGTACTATTTTACGGGAACAATGCAGGACGGCATGCTTATTATTCAAAAAGACCGGACCCGCCGCTATTTTGTTCGCCGAAGCTATGAACGCGCCAAAGCTGAATCGCTCCTGACAACGATCTATCCGATGGAAAGTTACCGTGATGCGGCCGGGATGATTGGAACTGGGCTAGGGAATACGTATCTTGAAACAGAGATTGTGCCGCTCGCCATGCTGCAGCGGCTGAAGAAGTACTTCACGATGACAAACATTCATTCAGTAGACAAGCCGGTGCTGTCGGTCAGAGCGGTCAAATCGCCGTACGAGCTGGAATGGGTGGAACAAGCAGGAAAAAACCATTGTAAGCTGCTGCATGAACTTGTTCCGCCGCTGCTCAGGGAAGGTATGAGCGAGGCTGATTTTGTAGCGGAACTTTATGCCGCTATGATCAAAATTGGACATCATGGTGTCAGCCGTTTTTCCATGTTTCAGACGGAAATGGTTGCCGGACAGATCGGTTTTGGCGAAAGCTCTCTTTACCCAACCAGTTTTGACGGTCCCGGTGGGGCTTATGGAATGTGTCCTGCCGTTCCTTTGTTAGGCAGCCGGGAAAGGAAGCTGAAGAAGGGGGATTTGGTTTTTGTCGATGTCGGTTTTGGCTGCAATGGCTATCATTCCGATAAAACCCAGGTCTATATTTTTGGAGCTAAGCCTGATGCCGATGTTGTGAAGGCGCATCGCGCCTGTATGGAAATTGAGCAGCGTCTGGCAGCAAAGCTGATTCCAGGGGCGATACCGTCGGAAATCTATCAATCGGTAATGAGCACGCTCAGTGAAGACTTCAGACGGAACTTTATGGGGTATGGGGAACGGCAAGTCAAGTTTCTCGGACACGGCGTTGGACTTCATGTCGATGAGCTGCCTGTAATTACGAATGGTTTTCTAGCGGAACTCACTGAGAATATGGTCATCGCGCTCGAACCGAAAAAGGGTCTGCCTAACATTGGCATGGTAGGTGTGGAAGATACCTATGTGGTGAGTGCTGCCGGCGGCAGATGTCTTACGGGCGGAGGAACGGACATTATCGAGGTATAA
- a CDS encoding TrpB-like pyridoxal phosphate-dependent enzyme gives MTSIPYKIYLPEEEMPKYWYNVKAVMKELPPPFIHPGTMKPCTADDLRPIFCDELIEQELNNTDEYIEIPEEVREYYRMYRPSPLVRAYNLEKLLGTPAEIYFKFEGTNTSGSHKLNSAAAQVYYAKKQGLTSLTTETGAGQWGTALSMACAFYNIPLTVYMVKVSSEQKPYRKAVIETYGGKVIPSPSDTTEIGRRILAENPGTGGSLGCAISEAIETAVKTQNCRYVLGSVLDHVLLHQSVIGEETKLACDKYGIEPEMIIGCVGGGSNFGGLVAPFMGDKIRGKNNIEFIGVEPASCPSLTRGKYAFDFGDTGKTTPLIKMYTLGSGFIPSPNHAGGLRYHGMSGIISKLYNDGYMTARAVEQSKVFEAATAFARCEGILPAPESAHALRVAMDEALKCKETGQKKTILFGLTGTGYFDMAAYMSYNAGTMTDYIPTDDDLEKGFATLPTVDL, from the coding sequence ATGACAAGCATACCTTACAAAATCTATTTACCTGAAGAAGAGATGCCCAAGTACTGGTATAATGTAAAAGCTGTTATGAAAGAGCTCCCGCCGCCCTTTATCCATCCAGGCACCATGAAGCCCTGCACCGCAGATGATCTTCGGCCGATCTTCTGTGACGAACTGATTGAACAGGAACTAAACAATACGGACGAATATATTGAAATTCCTGAGGAAGTTCGCGAATACTACAGGATGTACCGTCCTTCCCCGCTTGTAAGAGCCTATAATCTTGAAAAACTGCTGGGTACACCTGCCGAGATCTATTTCAAATTTGAAGGCACAAATACTTCTGGTTCCCACAAATTAAACTCCGCAGCTGCCCAGGTTTATTACGCCAAAAAACAGGGTTTGACTTCCCTGACAACGGAAACCGGTGCTGGGCAATGGGGTACGGCCTTATCGATGGCCTGTGCATTTTACAATATTCCATTAACCGTCTATATGGTAAAGGTGTCTTCAGAACAGAAGCCTTACAGGAAAGCCGTCATTGAAACTTATGGTGGAAAAGTTATTCCTTCTCCTTCCGATACGACCGAAATCGGACGGAGGATTCTGGCTGAAAACCCCGGCACCGGCGGCTCACTCGGCTGCGCGATTTCGGAAGCGATTGAAACAGCTGTCAAAACCCAAAACTGCCGTTATGTACTTGGCAGCGTACTCGACCATGTCCTGCTGCACCAGTCCGTGATCGGCGAAGAAACCAAGCTTGCTTGTGACAAGTACGGCATTGAGCCTGAAATGATCATCGGTTGTGTCGGCGGCGGATCGAACTTTGGCGGTCTGGTTGCACCCTTCATGGGTGACAAAATCCGCGGCAAGAACAATATCGAGTTTATTGGCGTTGAACCAGCTTCCTGTCCTTCTCTGACCCGCGGCAAATATGCATTTGATTTTGGGGATACCGGAAAAACAACGCCGCTGATCAAAATGTACACGCTCGGATCAGGGTTCATTCCCTCCCCGAACCACGCCGGAGGCCTCAGATATCACGGCATGAGCGGAATCATTTCCAAGCTGTACAATGACGGCTATATGACAGCCCGAGCAGTTGAACAGTCCAAAGTATTTGAAGCAGCTACAGCCTTCGCGCGCTGCGAAGGCATCCTGCCTGCTCCCGAATCCGCACACGCTTTGCGGGTTGCGATGGATGAAGCGCTCAAGTGCAAAGAAACTGGTCAAAAGAAGACCATCCTGTTCGGCCTGACCGGCACCGGATATTTTGATATGGCTGCTTATATGAGCTATAATGCCGGCACAATGACAGACTATATTCCGACCGATGATGATTTGGAAAAAGGCTTTGCTACACTGCCAACAGTGGATCTGTAG
- a CDS encoding NlpC/P60 family protein produces the protein MHFKQIICVTLTCLKKISWKSPRLLGGLFITMILIGSFACYLAAPMNAIAVSVNGKQLGLVFSQNTADTLMMSATKEEPYTVTYAHVTVSNADYLRSTLRPNNIEEKINQPYAAYQFTINGTVIAVLPDAGDIDQVLKEFQAYYVKPTKDNVVISATIAEDVTSSKTTTQLSQIQSPEQVLKSLIDNHSLTVICQGTYTETQKIQYDTITKKDYSLGFGKKEVITAGSDGSKSVTYSYVQSNGKYLKKQVVKETILQAAVTKVIAEGPTAKPILVASRSGSYSNVVDYALGYVGCPYVYGGISPGGFDCSGFTRYVYAAAGVSLPHSSFAQYASGTPVGRNELQPGDLVFFSTYARGASHVGIYIGGGQYVHAFNYSAGVVVSNLSAHSSSYLGARRY, from the coding sequence ATGCATTTTAAGCAGATCATTTGCGTGACCTTGACCTGCCTTAAAAAAATATCATGGAAATCACCGCGCCTGCTCGGTGGTTTATTTATTACTATGATATTGATCGGGTCATTTGCCTGTTACCTTGCTGCCCCAATGAATGCCATCGCTGTCTCTGTCAACGGAAAACAACTTGGACTGGTCTTCAGCCAAAATACCGCAGATACACTTATGATGTCTGCGACCAAAGAAGAACCTTACACAGTTACTTATGCCCATGTTACCGTAAGTAATGCCGATTACCTTCGTTCTACGCTGCGGCCGAACAATATTGAAGAAAAAATTAATCAACCCTACGCTGCCTATCAGTTCACCATCAATGGTACTGTGATTGCCGTTTTACCGGATGCTGGAGATATTGATCAGGTCTTAAAAGAGTTTCAGGCCTATTACGTGAAACCCACGAAAGATAATGTTGTGATATCTGCGACGATCGCCGAAGATGTCACATCCTCCAAAACGACTACTCAACTGTCCCAAATTCAATCGCCTGAACAGGTTTTAAAATCTTTAATTGACAATCATTCCCTTACTGTCATCTGTCAGGGAACATATACGGAAACCCAGAAAATCCAATATGATACCATCACCAAGAAGGATTATTCGCTCGGCTTTGGCAAAAAAGAAGTGATTACGGCAGGAAGTGACGGATCAAAGTCCGTAACCTATTCTTATGTCCAGAGCAACGGTAAATATTTAAAAAAGCAGGTTGTGAAGGAAACAATCCTCCAGGCCGCTGTGACTAAAGTGATTGCCGAAGGACCGACTGCCAAGCCAATCCTGGTTGCTTCCAGATCCGGCAGCTATTCAAATGTCGTGGATTATGCACTGGGCTATGTCGGATGCCCATATGTTTATGGCGGAATAAGCCCCGGCGGGTTTGACTGTTCCGGATTTACCCGCTATGTATACGCTGCGGCCGGTGTCTCCCTTCCCCATTCCTCTTTCGCGCAGTATGCTTCCGGTACCCCGGTTGGTAGAAATGAGCTGCAGCCGGGAGACCTTGTCTTTTTCTCGACCTATGCCCGGGGCGCCTCACACGTCGGTATTTATATCGGCGGAGGACAATATGTGCACGCCTTTAATTATTCAGCCGGCGTCGTGGTATCCAATCTAAGCGCTCATTCTTCCAGTTATCTTGGTGCACGAAGATATTAA
- a CDS encoding PLP-dependent aminotransferase family protein: MEYNYAKRINHLKASEIREILKVTENPEIISFAGGLPAPELFPVDEIKEVSRIVLEEEGTEALQYTTTEGYLPLRKWIAARMNNRLGTKFEPDNILLTHGSQQALDLSGKVFLDEGDIVLCESPTYLAAISAFKAYGCEFKEVPTDEEGMIPAELDRILDSTSNVKLIYVIPDFQNPTGRTWSLSRREHLVKAARKHQIMIIEDNPYGELRFEDEPLPSLQAFDQDGCVLSLGTFSKIFCPGYRIGWVAGNQKVIEKYVLVKQGTDLQCNTLAQREIAKYLELYNIDEHIEKIRKVYKRRRNLTIKLMEDHFPEGVTFTRPKGGLFAWIELPTDINARDVLIKSLKKNVAFVPGGSFFPNGGRENTFRINFSNMPDDKIEEGLQSLANVLREFV, translated from the coding sequence ATGGAATATAACTATGCAAAAAGGATTAATCATTTGAAAGCTTCAGAAATCAGGGAGATATTAAAAGTCACGGAAAATCCGGAAATCATCTCCTTTGCGGGCGGGCTCCCGGCGCCGGAGCTGTTTCCAGTTGACGAGATTAAAGAAGTCAGCAGGATTGTGCTGGAAGAAGAAGGGACGGAAGCTTTGCAATATACGACCACTGAAGGTTATCTTCCTTTGCGGAAATGGATTGCAGCGCGTATGAATAATCGGCTGGGCACCAAATTTGAGCCGGATAATATCCTTTTGACCCACGGTTCACAGCAGGCCCTGGATCTTTCCGGAAAGGTTTTTTTAGATGAAGGAGATATCGTACTGTGCGAAAGCCCGACGTATCTTGCTGCCATCAGTGCGTTCAAAGCTTATGGCTGCGAGTTTAAAGAGGTGCCGACGGATGAGGAGGGCATGATCCCTGCGGAACTGGACAGGATACTGGATAGTACGTCCAATGTTAAACTCATTTATGTCATTCCCGACTTTCAAAACCCGACAGGCAGGACCTGGAGTCTTTCCAGAAGGGAACATTTGGTTAAGGCGGCCAGGAAACATCAGATTATGATCATTGAAGACAATCCTTATGGCGAATTGCGTTTTGAAGATGAACCGCTTCCGTCCCTGCAGGCTTTTGACCAGGACGGTTGTGTCTTAAGCCTCGGAACGTTCTCCAAAATATTCTGCCCGGGCTATCGGATCGGCTGGGTTGCCGGGAATCAGAAGGTGATTGAGAAGTATGTCCTTGTCAAACAAGGAACGGATCTGCAGTGCAATACGCTGGCGCAGAGAGAAATTGCCAAATACCTTGAATTGTATAATATCGATGAACATATTGAAAAAATTCGCAAAGTCTATAAAAGACGCCGCAATCTGACGATAAAATTAATGGAGGATCATTTCCCAGAGGGAGTCACCTTTACCAGACCCAAAGGAGGGCTCTTCGCCTGGATTGAGCTTCCGACGGATATCAATGCCAGGGATGTGCTGATCAAAAGTCTGAAAAAGAACGTCGCGTTTGTACCCGGCGGGTCATTCTTCCCGAACGGTGGGAGAGAAAATACTTTCCGGATCAATTTTTCCAATATGCCTGACGATAAAATTGAAGAAGGACTGCAAAGCCTCGCCAATGTCCTGCGTGAGTTTGTCTAG